A section of the Saccopteryx leptura isolate mSacLep1 chromosome 4, mSacLep1_pri_phased_curated, whole genome shotgun sequence genome encodes:
- the ZCCHC9 gene encoding zinc finger CCHC domain-containing protein 9, whose protein sequence is MTRWARVTTTSNKRPLPATSWEDMKKGSFEEKSQNRSKTKQLEATRLSFKNAPKAKHKKNKKKKEYLNEDVNGFMEYLRQNSQMVHNGEIIATDNQKIREEIAVALKKDSRREGRRVKRQAAKKNAMVCFHCRKPGHGIADCPAALENQDMCTGICYRCGSTEHEITKCKAKVDPALGEFPFAKCFVCGEMGHLSRSCPDNPKGVYADGGGCRLCGSAEHFKKDCPQSQNSDRMITVGRWAKGMSADHEEGLDVPEPQKPKTKIAKVVHF, encoded by the exons CTTGCCTGCAACATCATGGGAGGATATGAAGAAGGGGTCCTTTGAAGAAAAAAGCCAAAACCGATCAAAGACTAAACAACTTGAAGCCACTAGACTGTCCTTTAAAAATGCACccaaagcaaaacacaaaaaaaacaaaaagaaaaaggagtacTTAAATGAAGATGTGAATGGATTCATGGAATACCTAAGACAGAACTCACAGATGGTTCACAATGGGGAGATAATAGCAACAGACAATCAGAAAATAAGGGAAGAAATTGCAGTTGCTTTAAAGAAAGATAGTCGCAGGGAAGGAAGACGAGTAAAAAGACAAGCAGCAAAGAAAAATGCAATG GTATGTTTTCACTGTAGAAAACCTGGTCATGGGATTGCAGATTGCCCCGCTGCCCTTGAGAATCAAGATATGTGCACTGGAATATGTTACCGGTGTGGATCTACAGAGCACGAAATAACCAAGTGCAAGGCCAAAGTAGACCCAGCTCTTG GTGAATTTCCTTTTGCAAAATGTTTTGTTTGTGGGGAAATGGGACACCTGTCCAGATCTTGCCCTGATAATCCCAAAGGAGTGTATGCTGATG gtGGTGGTTGTAGACTTTGTGGCTCTGCAGAACATTTTAAGAAAGATTGCCCTCAAAGTCAGAATTCAG ATCGAATGATTACAGTTGGTCGCTGGGCAAAAGGAATGAGTGCAGACCATGAAGAAGGTTTGGATGTGCCTGAACCACAGAAACCCAAAACAAAGATAGCTAAAgttgttcatttttaa